A single region of the Triticum dicoccoides isolate Atlit2015 ecotype Zavitan chromosome 2B, WEW_v2.0, whole genome shotgun sequence genome encodes:
- the LOC119368390 gene encoding polyphenol oxidase, chloroplastic-like has protein sequence MPCSLQALVPTKARTPRRLTCKATGGRVDRRDVLLGLGSAAAAGLGTQRGRGAIAAPIQAPDLGNCNPPDLPDTAPDTNCCPTSGTGIIDFVLPPASSAPLRVRPAVHLADAEHLAKYERAVALMKQLPADDPRSFEQQWRVHCAYCDGAYDQVGFPDLEIQVHNCWLFFPWHRFYLYFHERILGKLIGDDTFALPFWNWDAPAGMTLPAIYANRSSPLYNERRDPAHQPPFPVDLDYNEIDVIVPTDEQIDQNLNIMYRQMVSGAKKTRLFMGQPYRAGDQPDPGAGSVENVPHGTMHIWTGDPAQPNSEDMGNFYSAARDPIFFAHHGNIDRLWHVWRGLRPGNADFTDADWLDTAFLFYDEEARPVRVRVRDCLDPAAMGYAYQDVGLPWLKAKPGKRSRRTPAPAAGALPATLRETVRVTVTRPQVSRSDKEKEEAEEVLIIEGIQVADHFKFVKFDVLVNAPESGGDAASGYCAGSVAMTPHMVRMNKKKGSMKTVARFGVCDLMDNIGADGDKTVVVSLVPRCGGELVTVGGVSIGYAK, from the exons ATGCCGTGCAGCCTCCAAGCCCTCGTGCCCACGAAAGCGAGGACGCCACGGCGTCTGACGTGCAAGGCAACGGGCGGCCGTGTCGACCGCCGTGACGTGCTCCTCGGCCTCGGCAGCGCCGCGGCGGCTGGGCTGGGCACGCAGAGAGGCCGAGGGGCGATCGCCGCGCCCATCCAGGCCCCGGACCTCGGCAACTGCAACCCGCCCGACCTCCCGGACACGGCGCCGGACACCAACTGCTGCCCGACATCCGGCACCGGGATCATCGACTTCGTGCTGCCGCCGGCCTCCTCGGCGCCGCTCCGGGTGCGCCCGGCCGTGCACCTGGCGGACGCGGAGCACCTGGCCAAGTACGAGCGGGCCGTGGCGCTCATGAAGCAGCTGCCCGCCGACGACCCCCGCAGCTTTGAGCAGCAGTGGCGCGTGCACTGCGCCTACTGCGACGGCGCATACGACCAGGTCGGCTTCCCGGACCTGGAGATCCAGGTGCACAACTGCTGGCTCTTCTTCCCATGGCACAG GTTCTACCTCTACTTCCACGAGAGGATCCTCGGCAAGCTCATCGGCGACGACACCTTCGCGCTGCCGTTCTGGAACTGGGACGCGCCGGCCGGCATGACGCTGCCGGCCATCTACGCCAACAGGTCGTCGCCGCTCTACAACGAGAGGCGCGACCCCGCCCACCAGCCGCCGTTCCCGGTCGACCTCGACTACAACGAGATAGATGTCATCGTCCCAACAGACGAGCAGATCGACCAGAACCTCAACATCATGTACCGCCAGATGGTGTCGGGTGCCAAAAAGACTCGGCTGTTCATGGGGCAGCCGTACCGCGCGGGCGACCAGCCGGACCCGGGAGCGGGCTCCGTGGAGAACGTGCCGCACGGCACGATGCACATCTGGACGGGCGACCCGGCGCAGCCCAACAGCGAGGACATGGGCAACTTCTACTCGGCGGCGCGCGACCCCATCTTCTTCGCGCACCACGGCAACATCGACCGCCTCTGGCACGTCTGGCGCGGCCTCCGCCCCGGCAACGCCGACTTCACCGACGCCGACTGGCTTGACACCGCCTTCCTCTTCTACGACGAGGAGGCCCGCCCCGTGCGCGTCCGCGTACGCGACTGCCTCGACCCGGCCGCCATGGGGTACGCGTACCAGGACGTCGGCCTGCCGTGGCTGAAGGCCAAGCCGGGCAAGAGATCCCGCAGGACGCCGGCGCCCGCGGCGGGCGCGCTCCCGGCGACGCTGAGGGAGACCGTGCGGGTGACGGTGACAAGGCCCCAGGTGTCGAGGAGCGacaaggagaaggaggaggcggaggaggtgctGATCATCGAGGGGATCCAGGTCGCCGACCACTTCAAGTTCGTCAAGTTCGACGTGCTGGTGAACGCGCCCGAGAGCGGAGGCGATGCCGCGTCGGGGTACTGCGCCGGCAGCGTCGCGATGACGCCGCACATGGTCCGgatgaacaagaagaagggctCCATGAAGACGGTGGCGAGGTTCGGCGTCTGCGACCTCATGGACAACATCGGGGCAGACGGCGACAAGACGGTGGTCGTGTCGCTCGTGCCCAGGTGCGGCGGCGAGCTGGTCACCGTCGGCGGCGTCAGCATCGGCTATGCCAAGTGA